From the genome of Scytonema hofmannii PCC 7110, one region includes:
- a CDS encoding serine hydrolase has protein sequence MTMQGLKEFINKTMQEWKVPGLAIAIVKDSQIIFCEGFGERDVEQNLIVTPQTLFAIGSCTKPFTTMVMSILVERGLLDWDKPVRNYLPTFKLYDDYVTQHITPRDLVTHRSGLPRHDAMWSQSPFSRREIIERLQYLEPTHELRTVFQYQSLMYMTAGYLVGEITQSSWEKVVQQEIFNPLEMRDSNFSVETSQKATDFALPYAEKDNKVEKSPFCNVDVSGPAGSINSNVVDMTKWLLLHLNQGKYGEKQIISPSGINQMYSPQSVMTQTLEYNELFYYFYGLGWAVTAYRGHNLIQHGGNIDGFSARVTLLPQDNIGIVVLTNLDRNSVVHIVTYYVCDRLLGLDEVPWNQRMKEKYARAKEATAVAKEQIAYSRKIGTQPSHPLEDYTGNFEHPAYGLFSVEINENNLIATHNSNIYKLEHYHYDIFVEYKFFEQPKLISFLTDTKGNISSLTVPLEPTLKDILFSRRE, from the coding sequence ATGACCATGCAAGGTCTAAAAGAATTTATCAATAAGACAATGCAAGAGTGGAAAGTACCAGGGCTGGCGATCGCCATCGTTAAAGATAGCCAAATAATTTTTTGTGAAGGTTTTGGAGAGCGAGATGTAGAACAAAATTTAATTGTTACACCACAAACTCTCTTCGCAATTGGTTCTTGTACAAAACCCTTTACCACAATGGTGATGAGTATCCTAGTAGAAAGAGGTCTCTTAGACTGGGATAAACCTGTCAGAAATTATCTACCTACTTTTAAACTTTATGACGACTATGTAACTCAACATATCACACCCCGCGATCTCGTGACTCATCGGTCTGGCTTACCCCGTCATGATGCTATGTGGTCTCAAAGTCCCTTCAGTCGTCGAGAGATAATCGAGCGCTTACAATATCTTGAACCCACTCACGAATTGCGTACTGTTTTTCAGTATCAAAGTTTGATGTATATGACGGCTGGGTACTTAGTTGGAGAAATTACACAGAGTAGTTGGGAAAAAGTTGTGCAACAGGAAATTTTTAATCCGTTAGAAATGAGAGACAGCAATTTCTCTGTAGAGACATCACAAAAAGCTACTGATTTTGCACTTCCTTATGCAGAAAAAGACAACAAAGTTGAGAAAAGTCCCTTTTGTAATGTCGATGTTAGCGGTCCTGCTGGTTCAATAAATTCTAATGTTGTTGATATGACAAAGTGGCTTTTACTCCATCTTAATCAGGGGAAGTATGGCGAGAAACAAATTATCTCACCGTCAGGTATAAATCAGATGTACTCTCCACAATCTGTGATGACTCAAACACTGGAATATAATGAACTTTTTTATTATTTTTATGGCTTGGGATGGGCAGTTACCGCTTACCGAGGTCATAATTTGATTCAGCATGGCGGTAATATTGATGGATTTTCTGCACGGGTGACTTTGCTGCCTCAAGACAATATTGGTATAGTGGTTCTGACTAATCTGGATCGAAACTCAGTCGTACATATTGTGACTTATTATGTATGCGATCGCTTACTCGGTCTAGATGAAGTTCCTTGGAATCAACGCATGAAAGAAAAATATGCTCGAGCCAAAGAAGCGACTGCAGTAGCTAAAGAGCAAATAGCATACTCTCGTAAAATTGGAACCCAGCCTTCTCATCCTCTAGAAGATTACACAGGTAATTTTGAGCATCCAGCATACGGACTCTTCTCAGTGGAAATTAACGAGAATAATTTAATAGCAACTCATAATTCAAATATTTATAAATTAGAACACTACCACTATGACATTTTTGTGGAATATAAGTTTTTCGAGCAACCAAAATTGATATCTTTCTTAACTGATACCAAAGGCAATATTAGTAGCCTGACTGTTCCTTTAGAACCGACTTTAAAAGATATTTTATTTAGCCGCAGAGAGTGA
- a CDS encoding aldo/keto reductase, translating into MESITLGQQGPTVTPLCIGTWAWGDKLFWNYGNNYGSKELQEAFDTALEAGITFFDTAEVYGFGVSEEFLGQFMHKTDKQVQIATKYGPAPWRFMSQSVADALTESLKRLQVQRVALYQVHWPFAFLMSQETLMNALADEVKRGRIEAVGVSNYSAQQMREAHQLLATRGVPLAVNQVRYSLLTREIESNGIFHTARELGVTILAYSPLAQGLLTGKYTSDKPGTACAKGDRTYDFKDARRIDPRFSREGLRKIEPVMSVLRQLGEKHGRTPAQVALNWLIAQGNVIPIAGAKTAEQVRQNAGALGWKLADDEIGHLEEVSRPWLR; encoded by the coding sequence GTGGAAAGTATCACACTAGGACAGCAAGGTCCAACCGTAACACCCCTTTGCATTGGAACTTGGGCTTGGGGTGATAAACTCTTTTGGAATTATGGCAATAACTACGGTTCAAAAGAGTTACAAGAAGCTTTTGATACAGCATTAGAAGCAGGTATCACCTTCTTTGATACTGCTGAAGTTTATGGATTTGGAGTCTCTGAAGAGTTTTTAGGGCAATTCATGCACAAAACAGATAAACAGGTGCAAATTGCTACTAAATACGGTCCGGCACCTTGGCGATTTATGAGCCAGTCTGTTGCTGATGCTCTAACAGAAAGCCTGAAACGCCTGCAAGTGCAGCGAGTTGCTTTATACCAAGTCCATTGGCCTTTTGCCTTTTTGATGAGTCAAGAAACCCTCATGAATGCTTTAGCAGATGAGGTAAAACGAGGCAGAATTGAGGCTGTAGGTGTCAGTAATTACTCAGCACAGCAAATGCGAGAAGCTCATCAGCTATTAGCTACTCGCGGAGTGCCTTTAGCTGTCAATCAAGTACGCTATTCTTTATTAACTCGTGAAATTGAAAGCAATGGCATTTTTCACACTGCCCGTGAGTTAGGTGTCACAATACTGGCATATAGCCCACTCGCTCAGGGGTTACTGACAGGAAAATATACGAGCGATAAGCCGGGTACGGCTTGCGCCAAGGGCGATCGCACTTACGATTTTAAAGATGCGAGAAGGATAGACCCTAGATTTAGCCGAGAAGGTTTGCGGAAAATTGAACCTGTTATGTCCGTATTGCGTCAGTTGGGAGAAAAGCACGGACGAACTCCCGCCCAAGTTGCTCTCAATTGGTTAATTGCCCAAGGTAACGTGATTCCTATAGCAGGAGCAAAAACAGCCGAACAAGTACGGCAAAATGCCGGAGCTTTAGGTTGGAAGTTAGCTGATGATGAGATCGGGCATTTAGAGGAAGTCAGCCGCCCTTGGTTGAGATAA
- a CDS encoding BCD family MFS transporter — MATSDFSPNPQSDKSAQLESLPKVKVFTMFRLGLFQMGLGIMSVLTLGVLNRIMIKELAIPATLVAGTIAMHQLVAPTRLWFGQMSDAKPFLKHHRTGYVWVGAALFAIAAFLAVQVTWQLGASFYTAGWTAQTYGWIALLAGIFAFYGVALSSSSTPFAALLVDVSDEDNRSKLVGVVWSMLMVGIVIGAITSSKLLPAATTCQETVGTVSLYSQPAQLAALQNSINRLFFILPAVVFGLAVLATAGVEKKYSRYGIRSTVTEREDQITLTRALKVLTASRQTGLFFTFLLVMTISLFMQEAVMEPYGGEVFGMCVSQTTRLNAFWGTGTLIGIGSTGFLIVPRLGKQKTAMLGCFAVAFSMVFIILSGFTANDKFLQGSLLLFGLASGVTTTGAISLMLDLTAAETAGTFIGAWGLAQALARALATVSGGAVLDVGKYLFTQKVLAYSLVFGLQAIGMLLAIWFLTRVNVKEFQDNAKQAIASILESDLN; from the coding sequence ATGGCAACCAGCGATTTTTCACCCAATCCTCAGTCAGATAAGTCAGCACAGTTAGAATCATTGCCTAAGGTCAAAGTATTCACGATGTTTCGCTTGGGCTTATTTCAGATGGGGTTGGGCATCATGTCGGTTCTTACTTTAGGAGTGTTGAATCGTATCATGATAAAGGAATTGGCAATTCCAGCAACACTTGTAGCGGGTACGATCGCAATGCACCAGCTTGTGGCACCGACAAGATTGTGGTTTGGACAAATGTCTGATGCTAAACCTTTTTTGAAGCATCACCGTACTGGTTATGTGTGGGTAGGTGCAGCACTGTTTGCGATCGCAGCTTTTTTAGCGGTACAAGTCACTTGGCAATTGGGTGCTAGTTTTTACACTGCAGGTTGGACGGCTCAAACCTACGGCTGGATTGCGCTGTTAGCTGGAATTTTTGCTTTCTACGGAGTAGCGCTGAGTTCAAGTTCCACTCCCTTTGCAGCATTGCTAGTGGATGTTTCTGATGAAGATAATCGCTCTAAACTGGTTGGTGTTGTTTGGTCAATGCTAATGGTAGGTATTGTGATTGGAGCAATTACAAGCTCAAAGTTACTACCTGCAGCCACGACTTGCCAAGAAACAGTAGGAACAGTATCTTTATACAGCCAACCCGCACAACTTGCCGCATTGCAAAATTCTATTAACCGCCTGTTTTTCATTTTGCCAGCTGTGGTTTTTGGGTTGGCAGTTCTAGCAACAGCAGGTGTTGAAAAAAAATACTCCAGGTATGGCATACGTTCCACTGTAACAGAACGAGAAGACCAAATTACTTTGACGAGAGCGCTTAAGGTGTTAACTGCTAGCCGCCAAACTGGTTTGTTTTTCACTTTTCTGTTGGTGATGACTATCAGCTTGTTTATGCAAGAAGCTGTGATGGAGCCTTATGGTGGTGAAGTGTTTGGAATGTGTGTTTCTCAAACAACACGGCTAAATGCTTTTTGGGGAACAGGAACACTGATAGGTATTGGTTCAACGGGCTTTCTCATCGTGCCACGTTTGGGCAAACAAAAAACTGCCATGTTAGGATGTTTTGCAGTTGCTTTTTCCATGGTATTTATTATCCTATCGGGATTTACGGCTAATGATAAATTCCTGCAAGGATCTTTACTGCTGTTTGGTTTGGCATCGGGTGTGACTACAACAGGAGCTATTAGCCTGATGCTAGATTTAACTGCAGCTGAAACAGCCGGAACATTCATTGGTGCTTGGGGTTTAGCACAAGCGCTCGCAAGGGCATTAGCAACAGTGAGTGGCGGTGCAGTACTGGATGTGGGTAAATATTTATTTACTCAAAAAGTACTGGCATATAGTTTGGTGTTTGGACTGCAAGCAATCGGAATGCTTCTAGCAATTTGGTTCTTGACGCGAGTCAATGTGAAAGAATTCCAGGACAATGCCAAGCAAGCGATCGCTTCTATTTTGGAAAGCGATCTGAATTGA
- a CDS encoding inositol monophosphatase family protein: MNEFWTTIIDFAQTTTARVGKQLMQDFGRVQADQKDDGTLVTQSDKWADREIRDAIASLFPDYGILTEEGNKVFPGTEWCWVIDPLDGTTNFTRGIPIWGISLGLLYQGTPVFGYVYFPPIGEAFHGFWRGTSGLDLPNGAFRNYQPVRTSNDDPSHNHFFNLCSRSTSVIQKDFPCKIRMLGVASYNFLTVAAGATLGGIEATPKIWDLAGAWAIVQAGGGSWVSLDSEPFPLKPGEDYTNRSFPTLVVSRQELIPVFSQFVANC, encoded by the coding sequence ATGAATGAATTTTGGACAACAATTATAGACTTTGCTCAAACAACCACTGCTAGGGTAGGAAAGCAGTTAATGCAAGATTTTGGGCGAGTACAAGCAGACCAAAAAGACGATGGCACTTTGGTAACACAATCGGATAAATGGGCAGATCGGGAAATTCGGGATGCGATCGCCTCTCTTTTTCCAGATTACGGTATTCTCACCGAAGAGGGTAACAAAGTTTTTCCAGGTACAGAATGGTGCTGGGTTATCGATCCTTTAGACGGAACCACCAACTTTACTCGTGGTATTCCCATTTGGGGAATTTCATTGGGTTTACTATACCAAGGCACACCAGTTTTTGGTTACGTTTATTTCCCACCAATAGGTGAAGCTTTTCACGGTTTTTGGAGGGGTACATCTGGGTTGGATTTGCCAAATGGAGCATTTCGCAATTACCAACCTGTCCGCACAAGCAATGACGATCCCAGTCACAATCACTTTTTCAACCTCTGTTCTCGCAGCACATCGGTTATACAAAAAGATTTTCCGTGCAAAATTCGGATGTTAGGTGTTGCTAGCTACAATTTTCTCACTGTTGCAGCAGGTGCAACATTAGGTGGTATTGAAGCGACACCAAAAATTTGGGACTTAGCAGGAGCTTGGGCGATCGTTCAAGCTGGAGGTGGTAGCTGGGTATCACTCGATTCGGAACCTTTTCCTTTAAAACCGGGTGAAGATTATACAAATCGTTCTTTTCCTACTCTAGTTGTGAGTCGTCAAGAATTGATTCCCGTGTTTTCTCAATTTGTTGCTAATTGTTAG
- the chlG gene encoding chlorophyll synthase ChlG, translated as MTESTPITPDPNSPQVSDTETQTEKVTIVDRSAKTRQLLGMKGAAPGETSIWKIRLQLMKPITWIPLIWGVVCGAASSGNYTWTLENVLKSAACMLLAGPLLAGYTQTLNEYYDREIDAVNEPYRPIPSGAIPLPQVITQIIVLLIAGIALAFILDVWANHDFPNITVLAIFGSFIAYIYSAPPLKLKQNGWFGGYALGASYIALPWCTGHALFGELNWKVVVFTVVYSLAGLGIAIVNDFKSVEGDRQFGLKSLPVMFGVTAAAWICVIMIDIFQAGAAAYLVYLHENLYAAILVLLIIPQIVFQDMYFLRDPLKNDVKYQASAQPFLVLGMLVAGLAIGHAGI; from the coding sequence ATGACTGAATCAACACCTATTACTCCAGACCCTAATTCACCTCAAGTTTCAGACACAGAAACACAGACAGAAAAAGTCACAATAGTCGATCGCAGTGCAAAAACCAGGCAATTGCTGGGTATGAAAGGTGCAGCACCTGGGGAAACCTCTATATGGAAAATTCGCCTGCAATTGATGAAACCTATTACCTGGATTCCTTTGATCTGGGGCGTCGTTTGTGGTGCAGCTTCCTCTGGTAACTACACGTGGACATTGGAGAACGTGTTAAAGTCAGCAGCCTGTATGTTACTAGCCGGACCACTCTTGGCAGGTTATACCCAAACTCTCAATGAGTACTACGATCGCGAAATTGATGCAGTCAACGAACCCTATCGCCCAATTCCCTCCGGCGCAATTCCTTTACCCCAAGTCATTACACAAATTATTGTTTTACTAATTGCTGGTATCGCCCTAGCATTTATACTAGATGTTTGGGCAAATCATGACTTTCCAAATATCACCGTGCTTGCTATATTTGGTTCTTTCATAGCGTACATCTACTCTGCTCCCCCTCTCAAGTTAAAACAAAACGGTTGGTTCGGAGGCTATGCTCTTGGAGCTAGTTACATAGCCTTACCTTGGTGTACCGGTCATGCTTTATTCGGCGAACTCAATTGGAAAGTCGTAGTTTTCACCGTAGTTTATAGTTTGGCAGGCTTGGGGATCGCTATTGTCAATGACTTCAAAAGTGTGGAAGGCGATCGCCAGTTCGGATTAAAATCACTACCCGTCATGTTTGGCGTCACCGCAGCCGCCTGGATATGCGTCATTATGATTGATATTTTTCAAGCAGGAGCCGCCGCATATCTCGTCTACCTTCATGAGAACTTATACGCAGCAATTCTTGTATTACTCATCATTCCACAAATCGTCTTTCAAGATATGTATTTTTTGCGTGACCCCTTAAAAAATGATGTAAAATATCAAGCTAGTGCTCAACCATTTCTCGTGTTAGGAATGCTTGTTGCCGGTTTAGCTATTGGCCATGCTGGCATCTAG